The sequence CGGTTATATCTTCGCGCACTACTAGCAAATATTTAGGTTGACCATGCAAATCAAGAATAGGAGTTTTTTTAATATGTAAAATACGAGTTTCACCTTGTTTAGTTGTGATTACTTCTTCAGGAATTTCTAGAATTTTTTTACTACTAAGTACTTCTTGATCGCGGGCGGTAAAAAAATCTGCTTGTGCCACAGGAAGTAGATCGTAGTCGGTTTTACCTAATATCTCATCGGAACTTAATCCGACTAATTCTTCTGCAGATCGATTCCACAAAACAAAGCGCAGATCCACCGCATCTTTCACAAAGATTGCTACAGGCATCATTTCAATGATAGAGCTAATAAACTGCTCTGTAGTTGGCAGTGCTGGGGTTGTGTGCTGGCGATGATCGCTTTTTTTTAGCCAATTGGGTTGATGCTTTAACTCTTTGAGCGCTGCTGTTCGGCGTCGAGAATTGAACCAAAGTTTATATTGTTGTTTGAGTGCTTGACTGGCAGAAGCAAAGGCTGTTTCTAGTTGCTGAATGCGTTGCTGTAGAAATGCTAATTCTTGGTTAATCATTGGAGTATTAATACTTATTTACGATGGATTTTGTATGTTTTAATATGTTTGAATATATACAAATTAAATTTAAATGGGAAATCCTTGACTACAAAAGCTGATGTAGTTAAATTACCCATAAAAGTGCAGAATTTAACGATAAATTCATTGAATAAGGGAATTAAGGAACAGTTTTGCTAATTTCGAGTTTCCTCGGAAAAAGTAAGGGACTACCACTTTGATCAGTGATACCTAATTGGTACAGGTAGTATTGTTTAAGAATCTTGGAACAGACTTGTTTTTTATTTATGAGTGTTGTCACAAAATCAACAGTACCTGTGGCGCTGACTATTGCTGGCTCAGATAGTGGTGGTGGTGCGGGGATTCAAACTGATTTACGCACCTTTGCTTTTCATTGTGTCCACGGTACTAGTGCGATTACTTGCGTCACGGCTCAAAATACTCTAGGAGTGACGCGGGTTGATGCTATGTCGTCGGTGGCGGTTGTGGCTCAAATAGAAGCAGTGGTGAAGGATATTGGTGTCCAAGCAGCGAAAACAGGAATGTTGCTGAATCAAGAAATTATTCTGGCTGTCGCCCAGCAGGTAGAAATTTTCCAAGTTGATAATTTAGTGGTTGATCCGGTGATGGTGTCGCGGACAGGAGCGCAATTGATTGATGATGATGCTGTTCAGGCTCTTGGCGATGTTCTGATTCCGCAAGCGGCGCTAATCACTCCCAACCGTTATGAAGCTGAAATTTTGAGTGGCTTGCAAATTCATTCTTTAGAGGATATGTGCGCTGCTACAGAAACTATCTACCGAAAATTTGGTGCGCGGGCTGTTTTAGTTAAGGGTGGAGGAATGCAGGGAAACGGGCGGGGTGTGGATGTGTGGTTTGATGGGAACAGGCTGGAGATTTTAACGACTCAGGTTGTGGAAACCAAAAATACTCACGGTACTGGTTGCACTTTATCGGCGGCGATCGCTGCTAATCTGGCAAAGGGAAAAGATTTATGGACATCCGTGCAGCAGGCGAAGGCGTATGTCACAACCGCATTAAAGCATTCCTTAGATATTGGTCAAGGTCAAGGGCCTGTGGGACACTTTTTTCCGTTGTTGGGAGATGAGGGGAAAGGGAAAATGATTAACGACCATAGACCATAACCCCCATAGATACTGAAATGCAAATGTAAAGAAAAAATCTTTGCTCTCTGGACATTTTTCTATTATTCTTGGGCATAGTTTCCAAGTTGACTTTCTCTGATAGCATTTCTAGATAATCTCACTAATTTAATTTTTGATACCAACTCACCGATGCGAACAACTGCAAACTCTGTTCAGACTAACCTGCCTAAAGCTAGTCCTCCAGCTTATCCACCACCATCTGTGCCTCTTTCTGTATACCGGGAATTGGCTGTAGAATTACAGACAGTGGAGGCAAAATTAGATGTCCTGACTGCGAAGAATCAACAAGTAGTACAGGAAAATCAATTACTGCGCCAAGAAATTACTAGGGTGATTCAGGCTTGTTTACACTTGCAAAAGTTAGTAGATCCTCAAGCTACACCAACAACCTCAAGCGATCGCCCGATCCCAAATCCACCGCCAACTGTCAAACCTGTAACTAAGCGTCCGGTAACTACGGCTTCTCCCCGTCCGCGTCCACCTGTTGATCCCAAAGTTTTTGTTAACAAAAACCACCGAGCGACAGCCTCTGTGCCTGTAACAGAAATGATTTCGCAGATGCCTGAGCCAGTCTTGATTACGGAACAGGAAGTCAGTTATTATCCTCCCACGGAGTCCAAGTCTAGGGAAATTAGCGGTTGGTGGCTGGTTATTACTATTTTGTTAATTATGTTGACGGCTTTTGGCGCAGGATATTTGGTTGTGCGTCCTTTGTTTGAACGTCAGAGTCGTTAGTTAACAATATTCATAATTCTTATACAACAAGAAATGAATGTAGAGACGGAGCAGGGAAACGTCTCCATAACTGTTTTAGATAAAACAGGATGAATTTTTAGGCGTGTCTATGAGAAACTAGGTACTCTCATACTTGATACTATTCTTTGAAAAAACTTCTGGGTGCGCCTGTGGCTTTCTGGTTGTGGGCGGTGACTTAACGCTTGGCGTCTCTTGGGTATTTAGATACTTCAGCCTTTTTTTTGTTGATCTGATTAGATATATAAACGAAACTAGTGAAAATAAGGAGTTGCAAATATGAAAAAAGTAGAAGCCATTATCCGCCCCTTCAAGCTAGATGAAGTAAAAATTGCTTTGGTCAATGCGGGGATTGTGGGGATGACTGTTTCTGAAGTCAGGGGTTTTGGCAGACAGAAGGGTCAAACAGAACGCTATCGTGGTTCTGAGTATACTGTTGAGTTTTTGCAAAAACTCAAAGTGGAAATTGTTGTCGATGACAGCCAAGTTGATATGGTGGTAGACAAAATCATCGGTGCTGCACGCACTGGAGAAATTGGTGATGGTAAGATTTTTATCTCACCTGTGGAACAAGTTGTGCGGATTCGCACTGGGGAAAAGAACACAGAAGCAGTTTAGGGTGCTGAGTTGAAAAATTTGATCGGAGGAAATCTCCGATCGAGTTGTTCAACTCAGTATGGTTTTTAGTTGAGGAAGTAAGGCTGTAAATGCTTTACCTCGATGGCTAACTGATTTCTTGACATCTGGTGCCATTTGTGCAAAGGTCAATTGCTTTTCGGGTACATAAAAAATGGGATCGTAACCAAAACCACCATCACCGCGTGGTGTGTGGAGAATTTCACCGTGACAAATACCCTCGGCTTGGACAACGACCGAGCCATCAGGAGTAGCGATCGCTACGACACAAACAAATTGCGCTTGGCGATTAACTTCGCTACCCAATTCCCGTAGCACTCTCGCAATGCGATCGCTGTCTGTTTGTCCATAACGAGCAGAATACACCCCTGGTGCACCATTCAAAGCATCTATTTGCAAACCAGAATCGTCTGCGATCGCCCAGTTTCCCGTTGCTTGAGCAATTTGCGATGCTTTTAGGTGAGCATTTGCTGCAAAGGTATCGCCTGTTTCTGCAATTTCCAATTCTGCGGGTTTGAGGGTTAATTCCCAACCAGAATCAGCTAGATAAGCCTGCATTTCTCGCAGCTTACCTGGGTTTCCTGTGGCTACTACAAGCAGTTTGGTCATTTGTCATTGGTTATTGGTTATTGGTCAAGGGTCGGAGGTTAATTGACGTTTTTTGAAGGAAGATAGAAACCCCACTCATATTGTGAGAGGCTTATTTTCCCTATTCCCTATTCCCTATTCCCTTTCATTCTGCCCATTGTTTCGCCCATGCGAGAGTATGATGCACTTGATCGAGGGTAGGTGCTTCGCAATATAGGCGTAACACTGGTTCGGTACCGCTGAAGCGAATCATTAACCAACTGTTGTCTGCTAATCGGAATTTGTAACCGTCGATGCTTTGAGTATCGATGACTGCTTGACCGGCGATTTCGGTGAGGGGTTGGGTTTGCAGTTGTTTTAACAGGTGCGATCGCACTTCCATACTGGCTAAGGGTAAATCGATGCGATCATAAGCTGAGTGAAAGTTTGTTTGCTGTTGTAGATGGCGGTAATAAGCACCTAAATCTAGCCCTGATTCGACGATCGCTTCTAGAACATACAATGCCGATAGCAGTGCGTCTCGTTCGGGAATATGGCTTCCGTAACCAATTCCTCCCGATTCTTCACCACCTAGTAATACCTCGGCTGCTAGCATTCTATCGGCGATATATTTGTAACCAACTGCGGTTTCAAATACTGTGAGGTTATGGAGTGCGGCTACACGGGGTATCAAGTCGGAACCACTAACTGTTTTGACGATTTCGCCTGTAAAGCCGCGTCTCAAGGTGAGATGGTCAATTAAGATGGGAATCAAGATTTGGGAGCTTAAAAAATTGGCGTCGGCGTCTGCTGCGGCGATGCGATCGCAGTCACCATCAAATACTAAACCTACGGTTAAACCTGCACTGTTGGCTACTTTGTGAGTTTTGATTTGTGCAAATAGATGCGATAAATATTTAGGTAAGGGTTCTGGCGCACCTCCGCCAAATAAAGGATCGCGATCGCTGTTGATTTCTCTGACTTGTTCTCCTAGTAACTGAGGTAATCCACCTGCGGCGGCACCATGCATTACATCCACAAATACTGTGAGTTTACCAGATTTGATCTCGTCTCTAATTTTGCTGATGTTAACTTTTCCTTCCAAGGCTGTGGTGTAACTAGGCCAAGGGTTAAAATGCTCTAATTTTCCAGGTGTTGTTGCAGGTGGTAATCCGGCGGGTAATAAGGCTTCGATCTCTTTTGTGACTTCGGGCGGTACGGAACCACCAAAAGCACTCTTGACTTTTAGTCCTAAATATGAGCCAGGATTATGACTAGCTGTAACGACTAATGCGCCCAAGGCGTTGAGTTGTTTCGCCGCCCAACTAAAAGCAGGGGTAGGAGCATAGCTGTCGCTGAGTAAAACATCGAAGCCGATCGCTGTTACCGAGTTAGCGACAACACGGGCAAAATCTTCAGCCATGAACCGGCGATCGTAACCGACGATAATTTTCCGGCTACCTGCAGTGGAAAAATACGTATCATATAATACTTTGGCGGCAATTGGTGCAACCAAGGCGAGGCGTTCAAAGGTGAAC is a genomic window of Fortiea contorta PCC 7126 containing:
- the rdgB gene encoding RdgB/HAM1 family non-canonical purine NTP pyrophosphatase, producing MTKLLVVATGNPGKLREMQAYLADSGWELTLKPAELEIAETGDTFAANAHLKASQIAQATGNWAIADDSGLQIDALNGAPGVYSARYGQTDSDRIARVLRELGSEVNRQAQFVCVVAIATPDGSVVVQAEGICHGEILHTPRGDGGFGYDPIFYVPEKQLTFAQMAPDVKKSVSHRGKAFTALLPQLKTILS
- the thiD gene encoding bifunctional hydroxymethylpyrimidine kinase/phosphomethylpyrimidine kinase, coding for MSVVTKSTVPVALTIAGSDSGGGAGIQTDLRTFAFHCVHGTSAITCVTAQNTLGVTRVDAMSSVAVVAQIEAVVKDIGVQAAKTGMLLNQEIILAVAQQVEIFQVDNLVVDPVMVSRTGAQLIDDDAVQALGDVLIPQAALITPNRYEAEILSGLQIHSLEDMCAATETIYRKFGARAVLVKGGGMQGNGRGVDVWFDGNRLEILTTQVVETKNTHGTGCTLSAAIAANLAKGKDLWTSVQQAKAYVTTALKHSLDIGQGQGPVGHFFPLLGDEGKGKMINDHRP
- a CDS encoding P-II family nitrogen regulator translates to MKKVEAIIRPFKLDEVKIALVNAGIVGMTVSEVRGFGRQKGQTERYRGSEYTVEFLQKLKVEIVVDDSQVDMVVDKIIGAARTGEIGDGKIFISPVEQVVRIRTGEKNTEAV
- a CDS encoding phosphoglucomutase/phosphomannomutase family protein, yielding MSVAASSIKFGTDGWRGVIADEFTFERLALVAPIAAKVLYDTYFSTAGSRKIIVGYDRRFMAEDFARVVANSVTAIGFDVLLSDSYAPTPAFSWAAKQLNALGALVVTASHNPGSYLGLKVKSAFGGSVPPEVTKEIEALLPAGLPPATTPGKLEHFNPWPSYTTALEGKVNISKIRDEIKSGKLTVFVDVMHGAAAGGLPQLLGEQVREINSDRDPLFGGGAPEPLPKYLSHLFAQIKTHKVANSAGLTVGLVFDGDCDRIAAADADANFLSSQILIPILIDHLTLRRGFTGEIVKTVSGSDLIPRVAALHNLTVFETAVGYKYIADRMLAAEVLLGGEESGGIGYGSHIPERDALLSALYVLEAIVESGLDLGAYYRHLQQQTNFHSAYDRIDLPLASMEVRSHLLKQLQTQPLTEIAGQAVIDTQSIDGYKFRLADNSWLMIRFSGTEPVLRLYCEAPTLDQVHHTLAWAKQWAE